CGTCCGTGAGGGACAGCCGGTCCTGGAGCGGCTTGAGGTACTCGGGGATCCGGCTGTCGTACCCGGTGCAGAAGATCACCAGGTCGACGGGGAGGCGCTCGACGGTCTCCCGGTCGGCGTCGTGCAGGTCGACCACGAGCCGGGAGCCGTCCCGTTCCATGCCGACGGCTCGTCGGCTGGTGAGGAGACGGTGGCGCAGGGGCGATGCCAGGACGTGGTCCAGGTGGTAGAGGCGCTGGTAGAGCGTGGCCATCAGGGTGTCGGTGATGCCGTCGCCGCCGGCGTTCCGCTGCTCCGCGAGCAGTGCTTCGCGGCGCGTGGCCGGCAGGTGGCTGAAGTACTCGACGTAGTTCGAGGAGAACCATTCGTTCGTGAACGGCGAGTCGTCCAGCGGCTGGAACCCGGCCCTGCTGGAGATCCACGTCAGCTCCGCGGGCAGGCCGTGCTCGTCGCGCAGCAGGTGGTTGACGACCTCGGCACCGCTCTGGCCGGCTCCGACGACGAGGACGCGCCGACCCTTCCACTCCGGAGTCAGCCTGGCCAGGTCGGAGCTGTGGATGACCTGGTGTCCCTTGTGGGTCCGCGCGAAGGCGGGCAGACGGGGCTCCGACCCCGATCCGAGGACGAGGCTCCGTGCCGTGTAGCCGGCCCCGCCCGCCCATGTGACCCGGAACCCGTCGTCCGACGCGGTCACGGACTCCACCCGCCGGCCCCACTCGACCGAGGGGAGCTGGGCCGCGGCCCACTGGTAGTACTGCTCGAACTCGCGTCGGGAGCAGCTGATCCCGTTGGCCTCCAGGAAGCGGAAGATCCTTCCCTCCTGGACGAGGAAGTTCAGGAAGGAGAATCTGCTCTTCGGGTCCACGAGGGTGACGAGATCCCTGAAGACGGTGACCGTCAACTGGGAGTCGGGCAGCATCAGCCCCGGGTGCCAGCGGAACTCCGGTTTGGCGTCCAGGAATCGGGTGCGCAGCTCGGGCAGAGGATCGGCGAGCGCCGCCAGGCTCAGGTTCGCCGGGCCGACGCCGATACCGATCACGTCGAAGTCAGACATGCGGCCTCTCTCTGTTGCAGGGGGACGGGTGGGAAGGCCGTCGTGTGTCTCTCATGGGGGCGTCCCTCACCCTTGGTACGCGTGCTGGATGCGGGCGACGAGCCCGTGGAAGGTCTCCTCGTCGGAGGCCTTGACGACATAGGAGTCGAGGAAGTCCGTCGAGTTCCGGACACCGCCGCGGCCGTCTCCGGCGTGCCCGTGGTGGACGTGCTCCACGATGCCGAGCTCGTCGAAGCGCCCGGAGTCGATCGGGCGCGCCGCGGCGGACCCGGGGTAGAAGGAGACGAAGCCGTGTGTCCCGCTGTTCTCCGTCCCCGCGGGGAGCGAGGTGCCGGGGGAGAGGCCGAGGCCGGCGTCGAGTCGGATGTGGGTCTCGACGATGTCGAATCCGTACTGGGCCTGGAGGACCTGGGGCACGAGCGCGCCCGGGGGGCGCGCCGCGACCTCGCAGAACACGAGCCGGTCGTCGGGGGTGTGGAACAGCTCCAGGTGCGTCGTGCCGTTCTCGAACCCCAGCGCGGCGAGGACGGTGGCGTTCAGCTCGCTGATGCGACCCACCAGCGCGCCCTGGGTGACGAGGACGGTGCCGAGGACGCCGCCGGGGGCGTATCCCGCGGGGTTGGCGAGGTACCGTCCGACGCTGCGGAACTCCACGCGACCGTCGCGGACGACGGAGTCGCAGTGGTAGATCCGTCCCGCCACGAAGTCCTCGATCTCGTAGCGGTCGCCCGAGAGGTCGAGTCCGGAGGTGATCCGGCGCGCCTCTTCCAGGGTGCCGGCGAAGTGGACGTCCTTGGCACCCAGTTCCCGGCGCGCCTTGATGACCTTGCGGCCGGTGCTCCAGTCCACGCGGTCGAGGTCCGCCGCCGTGCCGAGCGGCCGGAAGTCCGGGACCTCGACCGTCCCCGCCGCGCGCACCGCCTCCTTCATCAGGACCTTGTCGCGGAAGCGCAGCGCGGTCTCGTATCCGGTGCCCGGCAGGCCGAACTCGGTCCGCAGCTCGGCCGCGAGCAGCACCGCCCGCTCGTGGACGGCGGCGACCGCGGTCACCGGATGGGTGCGCAGGATCCAGCGGCTCACCGCCCGCCACTGCTCCTGCGGCAGCGGCGGACAGACCGTCACGTGCGGCAGGGGGTGTCCGGCAAGACCGGTCACGCCGCCGTGGACGCGGCTGCGGGTGAGCAGATGGATGTCGGCCTCGTCGACGGGCAGGCGGGACCGGCCGTCTCGCAGGAGGAAGGAGTAGGGGTGGTGGTTGATGAGGAGCACCGAAGGCTTCGCGGGCTCCGAGGGGCGGTCAGCGGATGTCAACGGTCATCTCCTCGACGGCCAGCTGCGCCCGGGACAGTGCCGTGTGGGCATCGGGGCCGGTGGCCGCCACGGTGCCCACCCGGTCGCCGGAGCCGCCGGTCGCGCCGACGGCATCGCCCGGTACGACGTCGAGTCGGGCGAAGAGCACGCCCGGCCGGGCCGAAAGGTCCAGGGGCAGGCGGGCGTCGGTGACCGTGCCGGGCGGCGCGGAGAGGAAGGCCACGGCCGCGGCGGCGGCCTCCGGGTCCACGCGGCAGTCGTCGCGGGTGAGGCCGAGGGCCCAGCCGAGGCTCCACTTCTTCAGGTTGATCCCGGTGACGAGCCGTACCAGGTTGGCGATGCCGTCCCCGCCGACCCGGTTGTGCGACTCGATGACCCGGACGTGGCCGTCGACGTACTTGAACTCGGTGTGGGCGGGCCCGTCGCTCAGCCCCACGGCGTCGAGGAACGCGCCCACCTCCTCTGCCACGACGGCGACGTCCTGCGGGCCGAGGCCTCGTGGGGGCACGACGTGGGCCAGCTCGACGAAGGACGGCGACGTGTGCTTCTCGGTGACGGCGACGAGCTGGTGCGCACCGCCGACGGAGAACGTCTCGGCGCTGAACTCCGGGCCGTCGATGAACTCCTCCATCAGATACCCCGGCAGCGGGCCCACGGCGGCGAGCTCGGCGGGATCGGTGAACCGGAGCACGCCCAGGCTCCCCGTTCCCCGGCGCGGTTTGAGCACGACTCCTGACCGGGAGTCCCAGCGGCGCATGGTCTCCGCCGCCGGCCGCCCGTCCTCGACCTCCGTGAAGCGGACGGTGGGGTGCCCGGCCGCGTGCAGCCGCTCGCGCGTGGCCGCCTTGTCCGAGAGGAGCTCCACCACGCGGGCGGGCGTGCCTCGCAGTCCGAGGCGTTCATTGACGAAGGCGGCCGGGCGCAGTCCGTACTCGGTGACGGACACCACGGCATCCGGGCGAAGCGGCCGCAGGACCGTGTCGACGAAGTCGGGGAAGGCCGGGCCGGTGAAATCGACGCTGTAGTGGTGGGCGTGGTCGTCGACGATCCGCTCGACGGGCGAGCCGGGCTGCTGGACGAAGACGACGCGGCAGCCGAGCGAGGTGGCGGTGCGGGCGATGTCCGGGCTGGCGCCCAGGACGACGAGACACCGGTCCGGTGGGACGGCGGGAGGTAATGCTGACGACATGGCGTGGCCTTGGGCTGGGGTACGGATGTCTCCGGGGCTCGGAAGTGGCCGCCGGCCGAGATGCGTGGTTGCTCTCCGGGTCACGCCACCGGTTCTTGTACGGCGTCCTTCAGGAAGGACAGCTTGGAATAGAAGCCGCGCCTGGTCGCGAGGCCGTGACGGGCCAGTGTCTGCTCCACCAGTGAGGAGAGGAGCTCCGTTTCCGACTCGACCGACGAGGCGTCGAGACCGTGCACCAGATGCGATTCCAGATATTCGATCTCGACCTGGCGCAGGGTTTTTCCGGGGATGTCGGTGAGGACGACCTCGTCGGTCTCGATCCCGTACGAATGCCCGGTCTCCAGCGAGTACACATTGACGTCGAACCGCGTGCGCTCGAAGTCGGGAAGCCGTCGGAACCGGAGCTCCGGATGTGTCCGGTGAAGGTAGTCGGCCAGGCCGTCGGACGCGAGGTCCAGGCCGCGCTCATGGTGCTCGGCCCTCCGCAGGCGGTCCTCGGAGAAGAGCTTGCGCTTCAGCACGAACGATCCGTCGGGAGCCCGGCCGAAGGAGAAATGGCCGGCCGTGTCGCCGTCGGGGGAAACGCCTTCGAAGTTCCACTGGTAGAAGTACCACCGGGTCAGCTCGTATCCGGGGTCGGTGATGAAGCCTGGCAGTTCTCCCCGCTCCACGGCGCTCCAGAGCAGCCGTGTCACCCCCCAGGGGCTGACGTCGTCGAGCAGGTCGATCTTCTGCTCGATCTCGATCCCCTTCTCCAGCTGGGTCCGCACCGTGCGCTCGCCCCGGGTGCCGCGCAGGAGACCGGGATCGCCCGCCAGTCCCGTACGGACGAGCGTCGCCAGGTCCGCGTCCTCCGTGTGGCGGTGGGCGCCCGTGCGCATGAAGAGGGCCCCGATGGTGCGCGTACGGGCGCAGGTCAGGAACTCGGTCAGGAAGCCGTCGTCCTGCTGGACGACGCGGAGCAGCAGGAGCGGCGCCAGCGTCGCGGAGGCACCGGAGCGCAGAGCCGCATCGAAGCGGGGATCGGGGCCGGTGCCCTGCCAGGCCTCCAGGCCGGCAAGTCCCTCCGGTCCCGCGGAAAGGCGGCCGTCGGGGTCCAGCAGCGAGACGTCGGCGGCCGCCGTGTCGGAGGGGCGGAGGAAGGCCAGTGCCTGTCTGCCGCCGCTCGATTCCCGCGCGAGCTCCACCACGACGAGCGGTGTCCCCCGCGTGGGGGCGATGGGGTATTGAACGGCCGCGTCCCCGAGTACGAGGAATCGCCGTACCTGCCGTGTCCCCTTGCGCGATGACACTATTCTGCCCTCCCCGAAAATCGCAATCAATTGAGCCGTCGAGGATCTAAACAGCGGTTCTCGCCGACTGTCAACAGCTGGAAACACTGCGTTCATGAAACGCTTCCCGAAACATTGCGTTCATGAAATCCGGGGCATGGGTGCCAAATCGCCCTGCGGCTGTCTCAATTAACAAGATGCTCTTGATCAACGGGGTTCGTTCGCCTAACGTCCCGGCGTGGTCATTTTCTGCGCTTCGACAGGAACGGAGGGACGATGGCTTCTCCTCAGGAACACGCGATTCAGCTGGACCAATTGACCCGCGCCTTCCGCGTGCCCGGCGGCCATGTGAAACGCTCCGTGGACCGCCTGGATCTGTGCGTGGCGCGCGGCGAGTTATTCGGGCTCCTCGGACCCAATGGCGCCGGCAAGACCACCACGGCCAAGATGCTGATGACGACCCTGCTGCCGACCTCCGGGACCGCGAGGGTCCTCGGCCACGACGTCGTCAAGGACACCGCGCTCGTACGCCGGCGCATCGGGGTCATCCTGGGCGGGGACCTGGGCCTCTACCCCCGGCTGTCCGGCCGGGACAACCTGCTGCTCTTCGCCGACCTCTACGGCATCCCGTACCGCGAGCAGAAGAGACGGGTGCCGGAACTGCTCGACATGGTCGGCCTGGCCGGCAGCGAACGCAAACGGGTGGAGACGTACTCACGCGGGATGCGACAGCGACTGCACATCGCCCGCGGGCTGATCCACGACCCCGACGTCGTCATCCTCGACGAGCCGAGCAACGGCATCGACCCGGTCGGTGCCCGCGAACTGCGCACCCTGGTCCGCGAGCGGGTCCGCGACGGCAGAACGGTCATGCTCACGACGCACTACATGTTCGAGGCGGAGGAACTCTGCGACCGGGTCGCGGTGTTGCGCTCCGGCCGCAAGATCGCCGAGGGCAGGCCGACGGACATCAAACGGCGGACGGACTGCCATGTGGTGCTCTCGGTGGAGGTACGGGGCGCCGGCGACGACCACCTCGGCCGGCTCCGCGGACTGCCCGGCGTCCGGTCGGTGAGCCTCTCCGAACAGGACGGCACGCAGACCGTCGACGTCCACAGCAGCCAGGACGCCGAACTCACGCCGGCGGTGCTCGACGCCCTGGACGGTGTGTCCGTCCTGCGGGTGTCCAAGCGCGAGCCGACCCTCGAAGACGCCTATGTCAGCCTCGTCTCCGGCCAGGACCAGTGAGCCCGCGCCGGCCGCCGAGCGCCCGAGAGCCGGTGCGCCCGCGCCGGCCGACGAGCGGCCGACGAGCGGTGGTCCCCGGACGGCCGGTGGCCCCCCGACGGTCCGTGAGTGCCCTGGCCGACGCCCGCTACCTGGCGCGCGCCTGGCGGCTCGAACTGCGTCAGCTCTCCCGCAACAGGCTGTACTGGCTGGTCGCGACGGTCCTCCCGATCGTCTTCGCCTCCACCGCCCACTTCATGTTCCAGGGCTCCCACCGCCAGATGCCGGAGATCGCCCTCGCGTTGACCGCCGGTCTCATGGGGATGTGGTCCACCACCCTCCTGGGGTCCGGCGGAGCGATCAACCGACTGCGTCAGCTCCAGGTCCTCGAACCGCTCATCGCCACCCCGCGCACGTCGTTCCTGTTCATCCTGCCCTTCGCGCTCGCCACCGCGTCCCTGGGCGTGTACTCGATCGCGGCCACGGTCGTGTGGAGCGCCCTGCTGTTCGGGGCGCCCCTGACCCTGGCCCATCCGGTGCTCTTCCTCGTCGCGGTGCCGGTCACCGTGCTCGCGCTCGGCATGCTGGGCCTGCTGCTCGCCTCGGGTTTCATCCTGTACCCGACCGCCCAGTCGCTGGCCAACCTCCTCGAGTACCCCGTGTGGATACTCAGCGGCCTCTTCGTCCCGGTGACGCTGCTGCCCGCCGTACCGCGTGCCGTCTCCGCGCTGCTCGCCCCCACCTGGGGCGTCAAGGCCGTCGTCGGCGCCGCGGTCGGTGACGGCGACGGCGTCCTGCGGGCGGTCGGCATGTGCCTTCTGCTCTCCGCCTGTTACGCGGGCATCGCCCTGATCCTGTTGAGGAGGTTCGAATGGCTGGCCAGGTCGCGCGGCAGTCTGTCCCTGCAGTGAGCCTCCGCCTCTTCTTCGTCGCTGGCTGGCGCTCGCACCTGGCGCTGTTCCGATGGGTGCGGCCTTCGGCCTTCATCCCCACGGTCCTGTGCGTCCCGGTGGTCCAGCTGCTGTGGTTCGTCCACCTCGGCAGATATCTGGGCACGCACCCCGTCGCGTACTACGCCGTGGGCAATGCCGTGCACGGTTGTGCGATGGCCGGACTGTTCGCGCCGGCCATGTCCGTTCAAGGCGAGCGCACCGGAGGAACCCTCTCCGCCGTCCTGGCCACACCGGCCAGCAACGCGGTGATGTTCGCGGGGCGGATCGTGCCGGCCGTGGCCACGGGCTTCCTGACCTCCACCGTACTGTTCGTGGTGAGCACGGCCGCCGGCGCTGTCCGGATGCCCGCCGGAGCCGTGCCGCCGCTGATCGCCGCGGTCCTCCTGTCGGCCGTGTCGACGAGCTGTTGCGGCCTGCTCGTGGGGGCGTTCGGGCTCATCGCCCGGGAGGCCACCCTGCTCGCCAACCTGGTGCTGTACTCGATGCTGCTGCTGTGCGGCGTGAACGTCCCCGTGGACCGACTGCCGGGCTGGCTCCAGCCGGTCAGCGCCGTGATGCCCATGACCCACGGGCTGGAGGCGGCCCGCCGCGCACTGTCGGGGGCACCCGATGTGACCACCCTGCTCTGCTGGGAACTGGGCAAGGCCGCGGTGCTGCTGTGTCTGGCCCTGATCGCACTCCGCTGCCTGGAGTTCGCGGGTCGCAGAGGGGCCGTTCTGGACACGGCCTGAGCGCCGCGCCCGGCACTCCCACCCATGGAAGACGTCCCGCACTCCTGCCGAGGGAAGCGCCCCGTATTCCCGCCCCGAT
This is a stretch of genomic DNA from Streptomyces sp. R44. It encodes these proteins:
- a CDS encoding ATP-grasp domain-containing protein translates to MSSALPPAVPPDRCLVVLGASPDIARTATSLGCRVVFVQQPGSPVERIVDDHAHHYSVDFTGPAFPDFVDTVLRPLRPDAVVSVTEYGLRPAAFVNERLGLRGTPARVVELLSDKAATRERLHAAGHPTVRFTEVEDGRPAAETMRRWDSRSGVVLKPRRGTGSLGVLRFTDPAELAAVGPLPGYLMEEFIDGPEFSAETFSVGGAHQLVAVTEKHTSPSFVELAHVVPPRGLGPQDVAVVAEEVGAFLDAVGLSDGPAHTEFKYVDGHVRVIESHNRVGGDGIANLVRLVTGINLKKWSLGWALGLTRDDCRVDPEAAAAAVAFLSAPPGTVTDARLPLDLSARPGVLFARLDVVPGDAVGATGGSGDRVGTVAATGPDAHTALSRAQLAVEEMTVDIR
- a CDS encoding ABC transporter permease, whose product is MSALADARYLARAWRLELRQLSRNRLYWLVATVLPIVFASTAHFMFQGSHRQMPEIALALTAGLMGMWSTTLLGSGGAINRLRQLQVLEPLIATPRTSFLFILPFALATASLGVYSIAATVVWSALLFGAPLTLAHPVLFLVAVPVTVLALGMLGLLLASGFILYPTAQSLANLLEYPVWILSGLFVPVTLLPAVPRAVSALLAPTWGVKAVVGAAVGDGDGVLRAVGMCLLLSACYAGIALILLRRFEWLARSRGSLSLQ
- a CDS encoding lysine N(6)-hydroxylase/L-ornithine N(5)-oxygenase family protein translates to MSDFDVIGIGVGPANLSLAALADPLPELRTRFLDAKPEFRWHPGLMLPDSQLTVTVFRDLVTLVDPKSRFSFLNFLVQEGRIFRFLEANGISCSRREFEQYYQWAAAQLPSVEWGRRVESVTASDDGFRVTWAGGAGYTARSLVLGSGSEPRLPAFARTHKGHQVIHSSDLARLTPEWKGRRVLVVGAGQSGAEVVNHLLRDEHGLPAELTWISSRAGFQPLDDSPFTNEWFSSNYVEYFSHLPATRREALLAEQRNAGGDGITDTLMATLYQRLYHLDHVLASPLRHRLLTSRRAVGMERDGSRLVVDLHDADRETVERLPVDLVIFCTGYDSRIPEYLKPLQDRLSLTDGRLDVRPDYSVAFDGPPHLSVYAQSFAERSHGLNDSLLSLAAWRSARIINSVTGREAYRVEHGATAVTWK
- a CDS encoding acetyl-CoA carboxylase biotin carboxylase subunit family protein, with amino-acid sequence MTSADRPSEPAKPSVLLINHHPYSFLLRDGRSRLPVDEADIHLLTRSRVHGGVTGLAGHPLPHVTVCPPLPQEQWRAVSRWILRTHPVTAVAAVHERAVLLAAELRTEFGLPGTGYETALRFRDKVLMKEAVRAAGTVEVPDFRPLGTAADLDRVDWSTGRKVIKARRELGAKDVHFAGTLEEARRITSGLDLSGDRYEIEDFVAGRIYHCDSVVRDGRVEFRSVGRYLANPAGYAPGGVLGTVLVTQGALVGRISELNATVLAALGFENGTTHLELFHTPDDRLVFCEVAARPPGALVPQVLQAQYGFDIVETHIRLDAGLGLSPGTSLPAGTENSGTHGFVSFYPGSAAARPIDSGRFDELGIVEHVHHGHAGDGRGGVRNSTDFLDSYVVKASDEETFHGLVARIQHAYQG
- a CDS encoding ABC transporter permease — its product is MSLRLFFVAGWRSHLALFRWVRPSAFIPTVLCVPVVQLLWFVHLGRYLGTHPVAYYAVGNAVHGCAMAGLFAPAMSVQGERTGGTLSAVLATPASNAVMFAGRIVPAVATGFLTSTVLFVVSTAAGAVRMPAGAVPPLIAAVLLSAVSTSCCGLLVGAFGLIAREATLLANLVLYSMLLLCGVNVPVDRLPGWLQPVSAVMPMTHGLEAARRALSGAPDVTTLLCWELGKAAVLLCLALIALRCLEFAGRRGAVLDTA
- a CDS encoding ATP-binding cassette domain-containing protein; translated protein: MASPQEHAIQLDQLTRAFRVPGGHVKRSVDRLDLCVARGELFGLLGPNGAGKTTTAKMLMTTLLPTSGTARVLGHDVVKDTALVRRRIGVILGGDLGLYPRLSGRDNLLLFADLYGIPYREQKRRVPELLDMVGLAGSERKRVETYSRGMRQRLHIARGLIHDPDVVILDEPSNGIDPVGARELRTLVRERVRDGRTVMLTTHYMFEAEELCDRVAVLRSGRKIAEGRPTDIKRRTDCHVVLSVEVRGAGDDHLGRLRGLPGVRSVSLSEQDGTQTVDVHSSQDAELTPAVLDALDGVSVLRVSKREPTLEDAYVSLVSGQDQ